CGCGAAGCAAGCGGCGCCCTGTCGATCTACGATGCCGCCGATGTCACTCCGCATGATTTCGACGGCCGCTTAGCCTTCGTCACCTATACCAAGGACGGCGTCACACAGCGCATCGATTGCGACTTCATCGCCGGCTGCGACGGCTTTCACGGGGCGAGCCGCAAGGCCGTTCCCGAACGGTCGATCCGAAGCTTCGAGAAGGTCTATCCCTTCGGCTGGTTGGGCCTGCTTGCCGACGTCGCGCCGGTCAGCCATGAGTTGATCTACGCCAACCATCCGAGGGGCTTTGCGCTCTGTTCGATGCGCTCGGCCACGCGCAGCCGCTATTACATCCAATGCGCACTCGACGAGAAGATCGAGGACTGGAGCGACGATCGCTTCTGGGACGAACTCAGAAGGCGTCTGCCGACGCATCATGCCGAAGCGCTATTGACGGCGCCCTCCTTCGAGAAATCGATCGCGCCATTGCGCTCCTTCGTTGCCGAGCCCATGCGTTTCGGCCGGCTCTTCCTCGTCGGCGACGCAGCCCATATCGTGCCGCCGACCGGCGCCAAGGGATTGAACCTTGCGGCAAGCGACGTCCATTATCTTTTCTCCGGACTGATCGAGCATTACCGCGAAGGCTCGGACCACGGCATCGACGCCTATTCGCAGACCGCGCTTGCCCGCGTGTGGAAGGCCGTGCGGTTTTCCTGGTGGATGACGACGATGATGCACCGTTTTCCCGATACCGGCGATTTCGACCAGAAGATCCAGGAGGCGGAGCTCGATTATCTCACCCATTCCCGTGCGGCCTCGACGGCGCTCGCCGAAAACTATGTGGGATTGCCATTCTGACATGAAGATTTGAGACTGGTGCGAACCATCGCGGTCCGCATTTTGAAAAGGGAGGAACCAAAACCATGAAGAAGCTCGTTATCGCCGCGCTTGCGGCAATCGTGCTCAGCAGCGTTGCCCATGCCGACACAATCAAGGTCGGCGTCATCGGCCCGTTCTCCGGTCCGTTCGCCCTTCAGGGCAAGAATTTCAAGGCCGGCATCGACGCCTATATGGCGGTCAATGGCAGCAAGGTCGGCAACGATACGATCGAGATCGTCTATCGCGACGTGCCGCAGGCCGATCCCGCCCAATCCAAGGCGCTGGCGCAGGAGCTGATCGTCAAGGAAAAGGTCCAGTATCTCGCCGGCTTCTATTTCACCCCCGATGCCATGGCGGTGACGCCGATCCTGAAGCAGGGCAATGTGCCGATGGTCATCATGAACGCCGCCACCTCGGCGATCGTGACCAAGAGCCCGCTGGTCGTGCGCACCTCGTTTACCACCTGGCAGACCTCGACGCCGATCGCCAAGGTCGCCTTCGACGCCGGCGTCAAGAAAGTGATCTCGGTCGTCAGCGATTACGGCCCCGGCATCGACGCCGAGAATGCCTTCAAGACCGGCTTCGAAAAGGCCGGCGGCCAGGTGGTCGAGGCGATCCGCATGCCGCTCGCAACCAACGACTTCAGCCCGATCATGCAGCGCATCAAGGATTCCGGCGCGGAAGGCGTCTTCGCCTTCCTGCCCTCCGGTCCGACGACGCTCGGCTTCGTCAAGGCCTATAATGAAAACGGCCTGAAGGCCGCCGGCATCAAGTTCTTTGCGCCGGGAGATCTGACGCAGGAATCCGACCTGCCGGCGCTTGGTGACGCCGCACTCGGCATCCAGACGAGCTTCCATTATGCCGTTTCGCACGACTCGCCCGAGAACAAGGCTTTCGTCGAGGCTGCCGCCAAGGCGATCGGCAACAAGGCCGAACTCTCCTTCCCCGCGGTCAGCGCCTATGACGGCATGTATGTCATTTACAAGATGATCGAGGCGACGGGCGGCAAGCAGGATGCCGCAAAGGCGGTCGATGCGGTGAAGGGCCTGGCCTGGGTAAGCCCGCGCGGCCCGGTTTCGATCGATCCGGAAAGCCGTCACATCACGCAGAACATTTATCTGCGCGAAGTCGCCAAGGCCGATGACGGAACCTACATCAACAAGGAGGTCCAGACCTTCGAAAAGCAGGGCGATCCGGGCCTGGCCGCCGCCAAGTAACATCCGGCATCGTGATGGGCGGCGGACGCGGGCCCACCCGCGCCCGTCGCATCGAAGCAAGGTATTTCCATGCAGACAGTCTTCAGCATAGCCGTCGACGCTTTTGCCTATGGCATGGTGCTCTTCGTCATATCGATCGGCCTTTCCGTGACCATGGGGCTGATGCGGGTCGTCAACCTGGCGCACGGCGCCTTCGCGATGATCGGAGGCTATATCGCCTCCTATGCCGCCCGCGATCTCGGCCTCGCTTATGCGATAGCGGTCATCGCCGCCATCGTCGTCACGATCCTCGTCGCAATCCCGCTCGAGCGTTTCCTCTACCGCCGGATCTACGGCGCGCCGGAGCTAACCCAGGTGCTGATGACCATCGGCATCACCTTCTGCGTCATCGGCATCGCCAATTACGCGATGGGGCCGACGCTGAAAACCATACCGCTTCCGGCTACGCTGCAGGGATCGGCCGATCTTGGCTTCCGCACCATTCCCGTTCACCGGCTTTTCGTCATTTTCTGCGGCCTCGCCGTTGCTCTCGCACTTTGGTTCGCGATCGAAAGGACGAGCTTCGGCGTCAAGCTACGCGCCTCCGTCGACGATGCGGCGATGGCCGCGGCACTCGGCGTGCGCACCGAGATCATCTATGCCGTGAGCTTCGCCGTCGCCGTCGGGCTTGCCGCCTTCGGCGGCGTGGTCGGCGCCGAACTCCTGCCGGTCGAGCCCTATTACGCACTGCGCTACATGGTCACCTTCCTGGTCGTCGTCTCCGTCGGCGGCGCGGGCTCCATTCCGGGCGCGCTGATCGCTTGCCTGCTGCTCGGGGCGATCGATACGACGGGACGTTATCTGATGCCTGAATTCGGCGAATTCTTCTTCTACCTTGCGGTGATCGCGATCATCTGCGTCTTCCCCCGCGGCCTTGCCGGGAGGGCGAAGTGAGATGGCGCTCGTAATGAACAACGAAAACGGACGTCTTCAGCGTCGGCGCGGGGCCCTCGCCCGCGATCTGATCGGAATAGCGGTGATGACAGCCATCGCCGCGATCGGCTACTTCGCCTTCCCCGATAATCTCGCCCTTCTGACCCGGATGATCACGATCGCGCTGCTCGTTCTGTCACTCGATCTCGTGACCGGCTATTGCGGCGTCGCCACGCTCGGCCATGCCGCGCTGTTCGGCTCCGGCGCCTATGCCGCCGGGATCTTGTCGGCGCATTACGGCATCAATGATCCGCTGCTGATGATGCTAGCCGGCATTGCAGGCGGCGCCATTGCCGGGCTGCTCAGCGGCGCAATCATTCTGCGGGCGCACGGACTGCCGCAGCTTGTGCTGTCGATTGCGCTCATCAACCTCTTCCACGAATTCGCTAACAAAGCGTCGTCATGGACAGGAGGCAGCGATGGGCTTTCCGGCATCGCGCCGGACCCGATTTTCGGCATTTTCGAATTCGATCTTTACGGTCAAACCGCCTTTTTCTTCGGAATGGCGTTGCTGCTTATTGTCTTCGTGCTGCTCAGATTCCTGGTCCGCTCGCCCTTCGGCATGCTCTGCCGCGGCATCAAGCAGGACCCGCTGCGCATCCGCGCTATGGGTGCGTCGCCGAAGGCGGCGCTGATCAGGATGTACGTCATTTCGGGCGCCGTGGCCGGGGTCGGCGGCGCCTTGAATGCGATCTCGACGCAGGTCGTCGGTCTCGACAGCCTGTCTTTCACCCAATCGGCCGAAGCGCTGGTTATGCTCGTGCTGGGCGGTACCGGCTCTCTCTTCGGTGCGCTCTCCGGCACGGTCATCTTCATGCTCTTCGAGGACTATGTCTCGGCCGCCAATCCCTTCCACTGGCTGACCATGGTCGGTGCGCTGCTGATCGCCGTCGTGCTTTTCGCGCCGAAAGGTCTCTACGGGACCGCCGCGAGCTTTATCGGCCGCCGCCGGGAGCAGCGCTCATGAGCCCGGTCTTCGAAGTTGCCAATCTCAAAAAAGCCTTCGGCGGCCTTGCCGTTACCAATAATGTCTCGCTAGCGATGTCGCCGGGTGATCGCGTGGCGCTGATCGGCCCGAACGGGGCCGGCAAGACTACTTTCGTCAACCTGGTGACCGGCAACCTTCCCCCCGATTCCGGCGAGGTGCGGCTTGGCGGCGAGGTGGTCACGAAAGTCGGCGCGATCGGCAGGGTCAAACGCGGTCTGGTGCGATCCTTCCAGGTGACACGGCTTTTCCAGGATATGACACCGGCCGAACATGTCGGGCTCGCTATTCTTCAGCGGGACGGACGCAGCGGACGCATGTTCGGCAATTTCCTGCATATGCCCGAGGTCACGGCGGAGGTCGACGATCTCCTGGGAAAGCTCGGGCTGACGCCGCTGATGCATCGCAAGGTCAGCGAAATCGCCTATGGCCAGCAGCGGCTTCTCGAGATCGCCGTGGCGTTGGCGCTGAAGCCGAAGGTGCTGCTGCTCGACGAGCCGGCAGCCGGCGTGCCGCAAAGCGATACCGGCCGCATCGAGCAGGCACTGGCCGATCTGCCTGCCGATCTCGCCGTCCTGATGATCGAACACGATATGGATCTTGTCTTCCGTTTTGCCAAACGTGTCATCGTGCTGGCCGCCGGCGCGATCATCTTCGATGGCCGGCCTGAAGACGTCACCAAGGATGCCCGCGTGCGCGAGGCCTATCTAGGGAGTTATGCCAATGCCAGCCCTGTCGCTTGAGGTCGAAAATCTCTCGGCCGGATATGGGCCGACGCGCGTGCTCGAAGCCATTTCCTTCTCCATACCGGCTGGCGCCCGGCTAGCCGTTCTCGGCCGCAACGGCATGGGCAAGACCACGCTTCTGGCCACGCTCGCCGGGCAGACCAGACGATATGACGGCCACATCCGCCTCGGCGGCTCGGATGTCACCACGGCGCCGAGCGCCACGCGCGCGCATAAGGGTCTCGGATATGTGCCGCAGACGCGCTGCGTCTTCCCGACGCTGACGGTCGAGGAAAACCTCTTCGTCGGCCTGAAGGCGCGGCCCAAAACGGCGCTTGAGGAAGCCTATGCCATGTTCCCGCGCCTGAAGGAGCGCCGCCGCAACCTCGGCAGCCAGCTCTCCGGCGGCGAGCAGCAGATGCTCTCAACCGCCCGCACCATTCTCGGCCGCCCGTCCGTCCTGCTGCTCGACGAACCGCTGGAGGGTCTTGCACCGGTTATCTGCGAGGAGCTGATGGCTGCCTTCGCCGCGCTCGCCAAGACAGGCGACATGACCATCGTGCTGGTGGAACAGCGCATCCAGAGCGCCCTCGATTTCGCCGATCAGGTCGTCATTCTCGAACGAGGCAGACTGGCCTGGTCGGGAACGCCGGAAGGCCTCACCAAGGACCACGAGGTTGTCGAAAGCTTGCTCGGGGTCGGCGGTCTGCACTGAAGCAATCACTGCAGTATATCTTCACGTTCACGTCATCATGAACCGGCATTATCAAGCTGCCTGCAAGCTTTCTTCTGGCCAACATCGATAGGACTTTTGAACAGGCAGAAAAGACCACGTTATCCGAAGCGATCTCAGCGTAAGACGAACATAAATCTTCACCGTCAAGGGAATAGACGTCAATGTCGATCGTTCTACTTGGATGTTTGAACTGCAGATAAGTTGCGCCTATTGGATTTTAACAGGCTGGATTGATCTGATGCCCGTCAAATTCCGTTGCCAGACACCCGATAGGGTTGCATATTCGAATGAGTCTTCAGATGGGAGGTAGAAATGGCAAATCATAAGCCGGTCGCAGGTGACGTATACCAGCCTATTTTCAACATCGACAACCCGATCGACGGCAACATATTGGATAGCACCAGTTCCACAGATGCCGACGGAGATCTTGTGCGCCTCAACTTCGTGAACGGACAGCGAATTCCGCAGCCGGCCGATCCGGATGGCCCCGCCACGACGACGACAATCGAGGGAAAATACGGCACGCTGACCGTCTATTCCAACGGCAACTACACCTATGAACTCGATCACTCCAACCCGGTGGTGGCAGCGCTCGGCCCGGGCGATCAACTCGTCGACCAGTTCAATTTCAAGATCTCGGACGGCAAAGGCGCCACCGATTTCGGCTTGCTCAATATCGCTGTCGACCTGCCGGAACGTGGCGACATCTTCGTCAATTTCGAGGATGTCGGCAAACACGATTTCCCCACGGGCTACAAGGGTTTTGACTGGGGCGCTTGGCATGATGGCGACGACGCAACGATCCATAAAGAAGCCGACGGCAACCACTACCTGTCAGGCGGCGTGTTCTGGACACCCATCCAGGCGGCCGATGGCGGCACCTTCCAGATCGAGCAATTCAGCGTAGCAAATGGCACATCAGACTATGACAACGTTCTGACGATCGAAGGCAGGTTGAACGGCGATACCGTGTTTCTGGTCACGGTCAACGTGACCGCCGACAGCATTCATGATCCGCAAGTGATTGATCTCAGCGCCTATGGCCAGATCGACTATCTCGTGCTCGACACCGAGCCGGTCATCACCGAAACGAGCGGTCCTGATTATTATGGCGCGCAATACGACAATTTTCATTTCATCGTTTGAGTGGCGTCTCGGATGAACAAGCAGTCGGCCTTCCGGCAGCATCGGGAACGAGGTGATGTTCCAGATGCCAGGAAGGCCAAACGGTTCATCATGGTGAAGAACCATTACGAACGTTGTCGCTCGGGAAGCATCCTCACACTGTAGCCGCCTACCTGGTACCAATTTCTTGCGATAGCGGACAGACCTGCCTGTTTGCTAGCATGAGAATGTCCGAGGAGGACACGGATGCTGGGACGGAGGAAATGATGCAGCCAGTCGGAATCAAGTTAGCGGCGGTGACGTTCTCGCTTGCCGTATGGGCTATTATTATCGCTGCCGCATCTCACCTTTGGACGATGAAGCTGCCAATATTGCTTCTGACGCAATAGTCCGGTCTTCGGCGCCAGCGGAAATCCCGCAGATCGGAAGCTGACCGACTTTGCCGGCCGCACGCCTGTTTCGCTGCGACTGATGAACTGCCACGGCTGCCGGCACCGGCTCGAAGCAAGCCGCAAAATCGCCAAAATCTGCAATGAGAGTTGGTAGCGGAGTAGGGATTTGAACCCCCGACACAAGGATTATGATACCTTGTAAAAGCCCTGTTTTCAGGGCTTCTGACATATCATGTTGCATCCATGTCGCAGCCATTGATTAGGCTGCACCGTTTATCGGTAATCATGGATGACTTGCGTATGGGCGAAACTCAGGTCGATCGCGAGGTCTCGAACGGCGCCGTGGATGTCATCCTGTGCTTCTTTGCCAAGATAGCGATTACCTTCTTTCGGGTCGATCTGCATGACAGGTTGTCCGATAGGCAAGAAATCGAAAAGATAGTGCGAATGCAGAAGTTTATTTCGGCGCTTTCGCTCAAGGTGTAGGCGTTCGACCAATTTTTCAAATTGCTTTACCCAATCTGGCCGGCTACGGCCCCGTTCGTTGGCAGGGTTTTCGCGAAACTCTTTCCAGAGCGTGTCGACCTTCTGCTTGTTGGTCATGTTCAACAAACGATCCTTTGATTGAGCCCAATTTTCATGGCCCCACCAAAGTAGAAGGCACTCCTCCATCTTGCTTTCAATCCATTGGAACACGATCACATAACGACCCACCATCGCGAGAAATTCATTCATCGCCTGGTCTTGTTCGTCTTCAGTCATAACTTCCTCCAAGTAGTGCTGCCTCGGCAGCCGCCAGTTCGTTTGCATCATCCGTTCTCGGGAATAGGTGGCCATAGGTATCGGCCGTCACGGTGATCGAAGAATGTCCCATTCGCTCTTGAACAAGCTTGAGGGGAAGCCCTAGGCGGCCGGTTGATCAGCCACCCTCGGTCTCCCATTTCGCCTTCAGCGTCGCCTTCATGATTGCCGAAGACACCGACGAAAGCGGCACGTTGGCCCAAAAGCCGGTCGAGATCGCCGGGCGCGCTGGCGTTCACTTGGGGACGCTGATGACCGCCTTAGATGGTCTTTGCCGGCTCGGCTATATATTGTTTGAGCGAGGAAAATATCGGCAGCCGAGCAAAATCACGATGCTGCCGATCGCATCGAAGGCCCGATCGCAGCGTGACATCGCGTGACATTTCTGAACAAACTTAGATGTCACGCTCATAGCTCTTGGCCGTCTCGACCGGCTGCAACAATCTCCCCGCGTTAGCTACCAACTGGCTTATCTCTATCTGAATGCTCGGCTCGCTAAGTTTTTGCCTGGGAGAAATTTCATGACCGAAAGTCCGGCCAAGATAGTCCTTGATGGGCCCCTGCTCATTAGTGTTGAGATACTGCTGGATCTTTTCCAGCGACATAAACCGCGCAATTGCTAAGCTGAAGGCGTCTTTCACGTTGAGTGTCCATTTGACGTCACCGAGGTGCCAGCTGTTCGGCATGTTCTCCCGCGCAGACTGCCAATCCACGATGCCGGATTGGTAAAATGATGCGCAGAGAGGAAATAACAGGATCATGTCAATCGGACTTTCGTGCGGCCAAGCGGAAATGGTTACCTCGATCATTTCAAGAATTTGTTCGCTTGCCCGCAAATTGAGATGGTAGGCCGAAAGTCCCGAGGAAATGAATTCCACCATGTCATCGTACGGAACATTAGCCTTTTCTGTATCGATTACGCTGCACAGTTCTTCAACACGGCGTTTCAAAGATATTTCACTGAACACGTACGTCCGGTCGAAGAACCTTTTGAGGTAGGTAAAACCGTCAAAGCCCTGGCCATAAGCGCCGGCTATGCTGTGTTGAAGTTGCTGCGAATTTGTCGCGAAGATGAAGGCAACGCCATCTACCTCGAATAGGTGCTTTATCCTTTCAAGGAGATGTACGGCATATGACGGCCTGCATCTATCCAGTTCGTCTACCAAAATGAATAATGGAGCTTTTCTTCCCGCTTGTGTGCCGTCCAAAGTCTTCACAGCCGCGGCCAATTTCTCGCGAAAAGAATGTATTGCTTTGTCGGCCTGTTGAAATTGCTTGATCATCGCGTCGAGCGCTCGATTGAAAAGCTTGTCAATTTCAGCTGAACCGGTCTCGATAGACTTTTCGATCACCGCATCGGCAACCTCTTCTGCAAACGACGAATTATCGTCTTCCCGGAGGATATCGCCCGCACTAAGGTCTAGGTGCTTCTTCGCCAGCGACCTGACCGCCCCGCTAGCAACATTCAGGGCGATACGACCGCCGTCTGACTTAAGAACCCTCATCGCCTTCTCGACTGCTGTGTCCTTTTTCACATAAGGGGCAAATGCGCGATCGATGGCGGCCATGATTGCAATATAAGGGTCGCCCGTATGGTCGTCCTGCCACGCATTCACATAGGCGACCACATGTCCACGCGTTTCAGCTTGTTTGCCAAAACGCGCGAGAAAGAAGGATTTTCCTCCTCCCCAGGACGCATCAACGTTAAGGGAATAGGAACTGCGTTTCCCCCGATTTCGTCGCTTCGAGATCTCTCCGGTGATAAAATTGTAGAGGAAGTCAGCGTCCTGGCGACGTTCAAGCCGATCCGCTTCCCATATTTTATCAATCGTGTCTGCTTCCACCATCATCCCCCGTGTTATCAAATCGGCCTGCCAATTTACGATTGAATTCTAAAGCCTCTGTGTGCAATGCCTGTTAGCGGCAATGCACTGCGAAATTGTGATGAATAGCTGTGATTTAGGACTGGTATCGACGCCGGTCAGCCAGGTCACTGTCGCAAACCAAATGATGGGATCTGATTGATGGCGATCCTTGATTCGGGAGATGGGCAATGCGCGTCTATCATTTCATTGACGAGAAATGGGGCCTCGACAACATTCGTCGCCAGCGTCTCAAGGTTGCCCGCATATCCGATCTCAATGATCCATTTGAACTCGAGATCGCTAGTCCTGATCCTGCCGTTCGATCGGTATTCAGGCGCACGAAAGCCGAATTGAACGAATGGGCGGGTCTCCTCTGCTTCAGTCGCGATTGGCGCAACCCTGTCCAATGGGCGCACTACGCCGATCGACATCGCGGGATGTGCCTTGGCTTCGACATCCCAGACCCATTTTTGACGCCTGTTGTCTATCGATCCCGCCTTTTGAAGGCTGACATGATCGCCATGAACGGTTCAGACGACAAGCAATGGGAGTTCTACAAGAAGGTCCTGTCGACCAAATATGCCCATTGGAAATACGAGAATGAAGTGCGGCTATTTATAAGGATTGACGAGCAGGACACGATGATCAAAGGACTATTCTTTAAGGCTTTCGATAGGGAGATGGACTTGAAAGAAGTGATCGTTGGCCACCGATCGGAATTGCTTCGCAGAGATCTTGTCGATGCGATCGGCGAGAACGCGGCTTCCGTCCGCCTTCGAAGGGGCCGTCTCGCATTCAATTCATACCGAGTGGTGACGCAGAGAAATTCAGCGCTTTGGGAGTAGTCGTGAGAACCGAAGCGACCAGTCAGACGAGGTCGTTCAGGTCGACGTCGAGCGCGACCGCGATCGCCTTCATAGGTCCATCGATCCGATTTTTTTGCCGTTTTCAATCCCGGAAATGTACGGCTTCGACAGCCCGACCTTGTTCGCAAGCTCGACCTCGGAAGACCTGAACCGGGTTTCCCCCGGCGACGAGCGCGGAGACGACGTCTTCCGGCCAGGTTTCTTCGCTGGCCGCGATCTTTGCCTTCGCGGCGGCGGCGTCCTTGATGTCGTTCATGTCTTGGCCCATGCCGCCACTCCTCACCCGGTACGATAACGAGCCCATCATGGAGCGAGGCTCCCTTCGAACTGCCTCGCGAAACCACGGCGATGCGATCAAAGCACTCGCCGAGTTGCTGACGCGATGCATGCTGGCCTACAGGGGCTAATATCCGATGTCTTGTGGAGGCTCGGCCTCCATCCGCTCCATTTCGATTGTAAAGGCGCCGTCGATTATTGGTTGATGGAAATCCCACGGCCTAGGTAGCGTAGTGTCGGCGATGAACACCTGATCAGGCATAGCGACCCCTTGATCGATCAAGCGTTCAATTGCTTCCGCTACCAAAACATGGTGGGTCAAAGCAATGTCGGAATACTCCAGGACGAGCACCGTAACGTCACCCTCGTCGCCCCAAGCCAAAAGCTTTGGCAGCTTTTTTGTAAACGCAGTTTTTATCCTTGCTTCGCGCTCGGCTTCCAAGTTGTCGTCGATCCGACGCGCGATGTCAAAAAACCCGTCGTACTTGCTACTCCTCGACCAATGCAAGCTACGGACCAATATCAGATGCAGGCCGCCGATCTCAGTTTGGCGCTTTCCGTTGTATCCATGCGGTCGCCTGTCGCGACTTTGGACTTCCGGGCACTCCTGAAACAACTCTTCTGCAGCTCGACGAACCCAGTCAATGATGGGCTGCCGCAGGGCTGCCAAAGCTGCCCCCTTGTGTTCCGCTGTGGGATTGATCGGGAAGGACAATTGATAGATCCCCGGTCCGGGCATCGTACCCTTGAGCGTATCTAGGATCTCGCCGGCGAACTTGGTGAACCGATCGCCAATCTTAAGGAAGTCTGTGAACGGCTCGATCAATGTATGTTCGATGGCGTAGCGGCAATCGCCAAGGTTGAAACGCACTTCAACCCGGCGATCGGGATGAACGGAATAATCTTTCTCGGGGCGTGTAATCGCAGAGCGCCTTTGCGCTGTCTTCTGTTCGAGAATGCGAATGATCGCTTCGCAAACACGCTCTTCGTTCTTTTCCATCGAGATCCATTCCGGCCGGCTTTGGTGATTTGCTGATGTAATCCCAAATCAGCATTGAGAATACCCCGCCTTTCCACAAGATCGTGCCCTCAAGAACGGCCGGCGATCGACAGACACGAAGGGAGCCAAAGCGGATGAAGAAACCCCTACCTGAAACTCAGCTCGACCCCGTCCTTGCGGACATGGATCACGAAAGGATGATGCGCGGTGAAAAGGTCTCGACAGAAATTGACATACGTCCTGCCCGTAAATCTCGGGGCAAAATCAGGTCACGGGTACCAGATGGCCAGGGCGGCTACACCTGGGTTGAAGAAAACTTCCAACAGTTCAGCCAAGGGCGCCAACTCAATCTAGAACGGATGAAGCGCGTTGTCGGATATGCGCGCTGGCCGGGATGATGAAATCGGCCTTAGCAAGCTTTAAAAAAAATGACGCCCCCCACCGAATTCGGGCAGCTGCATGTTGCGTGTCATGTCGCATGGATTTGCCGTCGTCGCAGGGAAATGCCGGGAATCAAGGGAAGCCGGCCGCAATACATGCAACATGGGAAATGCAGCCAGAAGGGCGTTAATTCCGCTATCAATTTGATTTCAATAGAAAATGAATGGTAGCGGAGGAGGGATTTGAACCCCCGACACAAGGATTATGATTCCTCTGCTCTGACCTACTGAGCTACTCCGCCACTGGTCAAACGATACCTGCTCGCGAAGCGCTGCGGGCTCGTGGGATGAGCGGCTTATAAGGTGCGCTTCGGCTTTGTGTCAAGCGCATGATCGAGAAAAACGGTGGGCTTTGCCGCCCGCCCTCTCCTATCGGTTTCAGGCGGCGACGGGACTGGCCAAGAGGGCCTTGAGCGAGGCCTCGGCCGAAGGTTCGCGCTCGGAGCGCTCGATGAAGCCGCCGCCGAAGACGCGGGTATTGTCGCCGGGCGCGGAATAAAGCGCACAGGCCTGGCCGGGGGCGATGCCCGCCTCACCGACCGTCAGGTCGACATAGGTGCCTGTGGCATCGATATGCAGCACGGCAGGCGTCGGCGCCCTGGTCGAGCGAACCTTGGCGTAGCAGGCAAAACCGTCGCCGGAGGCAGCCTGCGCAA
This Rhizobium acidisoli DNA region includes the following protein-coding sequences:
- the pobA gene encoding 4-hydroxybenzoate 3-monooxygenase, which encodes MRTQVAIIGSGPSGLLLGQLLTEAGIDNVILDRVNKDYILGRVRAGVLEEGTVGLLDQAKAAARLHAEGLPHDGFSLAFDGRDHRIDLHDLTGGRRVTVYGQTEVTRDLMERREASGALSIYDAADVTPHDFDGRLAFVTYTKDGVTQRIDCDFIAGCDGFHGASRKAVPERSIRSFEKVYPFGWLGLLADVAPVSHELIYANHPRGFALCSMRSATRSRYYIQCALDEKIEDWSDDRFWDELRRRLPTHHAEALLTAPSFEKSIAPLRSFVAEPMRFGRLFLVGDAAHIVPPTGAKGLNLAASDVHYLFSGLIEHYREGSDHGIDAYSQTALARVWKAVRFSWWMTTMMHRFPDTGDFDQKIQEAELDYLTHSRAASTALAENYVGLPF
- a CDS encoding ABC transporter substrate-binding protein — translated: MKKLVIAALAAIVLSSVAHADTIKVGVIGPFSGPFALQGKNFKAGIDAYMAVNGSKVGNDTIEIVYRDVPQADPAQSKALAQELIVKEKVQYLAGFYFTPDAMAVTPILKQGNVPMVIMNAATSAIVTKSPLVVRTSFTTWQTSTPIAKVAFDAGVKKVISVVSDYGPGIDAENAFKTGFEKAGGQVVEAIRMPLATNDFSPIMQRIKDSGAEGVFAFLPSGPTTLGFVKAYNENGLKAAGIKFFAPGDLTQESDLPALGDAALGIQTSFHYAVSHDSPENKAFVEAAAKAIGNKAELSFPAVSAYDGMYVIYKMIEATGGKQDAAKAVDAVKGLAWVSPRGPVSIDPESRHITQNIYLREVAKADDGTYINKEVQTFEKQGDPGLAAAK
- a CDS encoding branched-chain amino acid ABC transporter permease is translated as MQTVFSIAVDAFAYGMVLFVISIGLSVTMGLMRVVNLAHGAFAMIGGYIASYAARDLGLAYAIAVIAAIVVTILVAIPLERFLYRRIYGAPELTQVLMTIGITFCVIGIANYAMGPTLKTIPLPATLQGSADLGFRTIPVHRLFVIFCGLAVALALWFAIERTSFGVKLRASVDDAAMAAALGVRTEIIYAVSFAVAVGLAAFGGVVGAELLPVEPYYALRYMVTFLVVVSVGGAGSIPGALIACLLLGAIDTTGRYLMPEFGEFFFYLAVIAIICVFPRGLAGRAK
- a CDS encoding branched-chain amino acid ABC transporter permease, producing MALVMNNENGRLQRRRGALARDLIGIAVMTAIAAIGYFAFPDNLALLTRMITIALLVLSLDLVTGYCGVATLGHAALFGSGAYAAGILSAHYGINDPLLMMLAGIAGGAIAGLLSGAIILRAHGLPQLVLSIALINLFHEFANKASSWTGGSDGLSGIAPDPIFGIFEFDLYGQTAFFFGMALLLIVFVLLRFLVRSPFGMLCRGIKQDPLRIRAMGASPKAALIRMYVISGAVAGVGGALNAISTQVVGLDSLSFTQSAEALVMLVLGGTGSLFGALSGTVIFMLFEDYVSAANPFHWLTMVGALLIAVVLFAPKGLYGTAASFIGRRREQRS
- a CDS encoding ABC transporter ATP-binding protein, with amino-acid sequence MSPVFEVANLKKAFGGLAVTNNVSLAMSPGDRVALIGPNGAGKTTFVNLVTGNLPPDSGEVRLGGEVVTKVGAIGRVKRGLVRSFQVTRLFQDMTPAEHVGLAILQRDGRSGRMFGNFLHMPEVTAEVDDLLGKLGLTPLMHRKVSEIAYGQQRLLEIAVALALKPKVLLLDEPAAGVPQSDTGRIEQALADLPADLAVLMIEHDMDLVFRFAKRVIVLAAGAIIFDGRPEDVTKDARVREAYLGSYANASPVA
- a CDS encoding ABC transporter ATP-binding protein, yielding MPALSLEVENLSAGYGPTRVLEAISFSIPAGARLAVLGRNGMGKTTLLATLAGQTRRYDGHIRLGGSDVTTAPSATRAHKGLGYVPQTRCVFPTLTVEENLFVGLKARPKTALEEAYAMFPRLKERRRNLGSQLSGGEQQMLSTARTILGRPSVLLLDEPLEGLAPVICEELMAAFAALAKTGDMTIVLVEQRIQSALDFADQVVILERGRLAWSGTPEGLTKDHEVVESLLGVGGLH
- a CDS encoding VCBS domain-containing protein, encoding MANHKPVAGDVYQPIFNIDNPIDGNILDSTSSTDADGDLVRLNFVNGQRIPQPADPDGPATTTTIEGKYGTLTVYSNGNYTYELDHSNPVVAALGPGDQLVDQFNFKISDGKGATDFGLLNIAVDLPERGDIFVNFEDVGKHDFPTGYKGFDWGAWHDGDDATIHKEADGNHYLSGGVFWTPIQAADGGTFQIEQFSVANGTSDYDNVLTIEGRLNGDTVFLVTVNVTADSIHDPQVIDLSAYGQIDYLVLDTEPVITETSGPDYYGAQYDNFHFIV
- a CDS encoding KAP family P-loop NTPase fold protein, yielding MEADTIDKIWEADRLERRQDADFLYNFITGEISKRRNRGKRSSYSLNVDASWGGGKSFFLARFGKQAETRGHVVAYVNAWQDDHTGDPYIAIMAAIDRAFAPYVKKDTAVEKAMRVLKSDGGRIALNVASGAVRSLAKKHLDLSAGDILREDDNSSFAEEVADAVIEKSIETGSAEIDKLFNRALDAMIKQFQQADKAIHSFREKLAAAVKTLDGTQAGRKAPLFILVDELDRCRPSYAVHLLERIKHLFEVDGVAFIFATNSQQLQHSIAGAYGQGFDGFTYLKRFFDRTYVFSEISLKRRVEELCSVIDTEKANVPYDDMVEFISSGLSAYHLNLRASEQILEMIEVTISAWPHESPIDMILLFPLCASFYQSGIVDWQSARENMPNSWHLGDVKWTLNVKDAFSLAIARFMSLEKIQQYLNTNEQGPIKDYLGRTFGHEISPRQKLSEPSIQIEISQLVANAGRLLQPVETAKSYERDI